GCACCGCGAGGGCGTATGCGCCGACGATGAGAAACCGGACGCGGCGGTCGACGAACGCGCGCAACAGATCGCAAAAGTCCGTGGCCAGGTCGATCCGGGCGCCAGCCATGCAGCCTCCACTGCTCGATGCTCAGGCGGAAGGCGAGATCGAGGCGGTCGTCGACCGGAACGGCATCCCAGTAGGTGTCGTCCGCGGCCTCGAGACGGCGGGCCTCGGACGTCCCGGGACGAATGACCCGCGCCGTTGCGGTCCTGAGCCGGCGCTCGCGCGCACGAGTCGACACGAAACCAATTCTAGCAGGCCGGCCACCCTCGGTGCACCTGAGCGGCGACTGCAGGCCATAAGAATCGAATCGGGCGAGCCCGCCCGACCCCTGACCGCATTCCCGCCGCCAGACCACGGACGCTTCACGCTCGTCACGGGAGCCGGCCCGTGACGACCCAGTGGCGATCGCTGACGACGCGGCAGCTCAGCTGGGGAAGCTGGCGCGCGAGCTGGCGCGCGACCTCGGCGGGCGTGAACGCCGCGCGCAGGGAATTGTAGAAGTCGCGCTTGAGCAGCGGTGATTCGCCGCCCGCGTACGTCTCGGCGAGGTCGCGGGCGTGCGACGGGGAGTCCGGACGGCAGAGGTCCATCACCAGCACCCCCGCTCGCGGCCGGCCGAGCCGCTGCACTTCCCGCCAGAATACGCCCGGCTCGGCGAGATGGTGGAGCAGGCTGTTCGCGATGACGGCGTCGAACGTGCCGGACGGGAAGGGGAGGGCCGGCAGGCGCGCGCGCACCAGGTGGATCGACGTCTCGAGGCCGGCGCTCCGTACGGCCTCGTGCGCGAGGCCGATCATCGCGGCCGAGGCTTCGACGCCGGTGACGGCGAGCCGGGGGAGCGTGCGGGCCAGGCGGATCGGGATGTCGGCGGGGCCGCAGCCGAGGTCGACCACGCGGCTGCCGGCGAGGTCGGGGAACATCGTCCGGAAGCGATCGACGAAGCCCCGATTGACGTCGGCGAAATCGGCCCGCGCATAGGCGAGGGCCTGGGCCGCGTCGTCCATCAGCTCCGGCTCGAGAATGCGTTCCATCCGGCCTTCAGCGCCGCGTCAGGATCTGCACGCATTGATGGACGGCTTCCTCCGCCTTGGCGCGGAGCTCGGAGTCGCCGTCGCTGCTGATCGGATGCGCGACCACCGCAAAGGGGTAGCCGGGGAGGCCGAGGGTCTCCGCCATGACCCGCGCCGTCCCGGCGAACCGGTCGGTCATGATCGCGGCCGCGGGCGTGCCGGCCTTCTCGGCCGAGATCGCGTCGTGCAGACTGCACGACGAGCAACTCCCTCAATCACCGACCGCGGACACCACCGCGTCGCAGGCGAGGAGCTCGCGGAGGAGCTCGGGCGCCGCCGGCGCGCTCATGTTCGCCTTCCGCCGGCGGACGACGTCCCGGACGCCGTGCGCGCTGCGCAGGACCGTCTCGACGTGATCGAGAAACGGGGTGACGTTGGCCTTCCCGTTGTCGAGGAGGCCGACGGTCGCGCCCGCGAGCGAGCGGAGGGCGGGCGCCATGCGAGCCGTCGAAGGGACGCATTCCGAGGTTGGGTCGAGCACGATGAGCGGCATGTCATCCTCCCTCAGCAGTCTACCCGTCGCATTGCTGGCAGAGACCGACCGCCCGTGTCACGGCGCGCGACCGGGTGCCGAACCACGGCGGGACGACGGCGCCGAAGCCTCCCGCCGGACCTCCGGCGGCGACGACGAGCAGGTCGTCGGGCGACTGGAGCGCCGAGAACTCCCGTCCGTCGTCTGCTCCGGCGGTGAGCTTTGCCTTTCCCGCGCCGCGCCAGTCACCGCGGCGGACCCGTGCGGCGCGATGGATGTATTCGCGGATCTCCCGCTTCCGCCAGCCCGCGGCGGCGATCAGGTCGCGGAGCTGCTTCGGGATGAGGAGCGCGTAGTTCCCGGCCCAGACGGAGTAGGTGAGCATGTTGGCCCGCATCTCGGCGGCGAAGGTGTCGAGGATCTCCTCGGGGTCGGTCGTCCACTCGTTCATCACCTGGCGAGGCGGGGCGCAAGCGAGCACGGTGACCGCCGACGCGCCCGTGGGGACGCCTCGCTCCTCGGCGAGCGGCATCCACGGGCTGTCGTCCTCGTCCTCGGCTATCGCGAGCGTGAACTTTCCGGGCTGGCCGAGCGTCGAGCGATCGAGCGCGCCGGGCACGCAGCCGAGCACGTTCATCAGGACGAGGCGGACCGCCCGGCCGATCGTCGCGTTCGGGCGGTGCCCGTTGCCGAGCACGTTGTCCCGGGCGTTCATGCCGATCTCGCGCCGGATGGGGCCGTTGACGACGAGGAGGATGGCGCTGCCGCCGGTGCTGGCCGTCGCGCCGTGGAGCAGGAAGGCCGGGTCGCACATCGCCTGGATCGCGGTCACGACGACGGGGAAGTAGGGCGCGAGGCAGCCGGCCGCCACGGCGTTCACCGCCACCTTCTCGGCGCTGATCGCGACGCCACGGACCGGCTCCGTGCCGATCACGTCGGCCGGCGAGAGCCCGACCCAGTCGAGGCATTCGCGCACGCGCGACTCGGTCGGCGGGACGATGGGAAGCCCGTCCGTCCAGCCGTTGCGCTGGAAGAGCTCGTTCGCCTCGAGCGCGTCGGCGACCTCGTGGCGCCGGGAGCGCAGCGGCGTCATCGGGGCATCCTTAGAGGGAACCGGGGCGCTTCTCAACGAGCCGAGGGACGGAATCATCGGCCGGGCTGTGGCTTTCATGTCTTCTGTAGCAAAGTCGCGGACACCTTGACCTCGTGGGAGGCGGCCGCTTGAATGCCGTTATGGGCATGTTCAAGGTCCGCGTGAGGGTTACGAACCCCAGCGACGCGAGCCGGTTTTTCGAGGACGAGTTCTGGGTGGACACTGGGGCCGTGTACTCGTTTGTGCCCGAGGACCGTCTCGAGGGTATCGGGATCGATCCGGCACTGAGTCGCGACGTCATCCTCGCGGACGGAAGGCGTGAGCGCCTCCGCTTCGGAGAGGCCCGGATGACGGTAGAGGGACTCGGGGAAACCTTGACCTGCCCCCTCGTCTTCGGACCTAAAGGATCGCTTTACC
This Deltaproteobacteria bacterium DNA region includes the following protein-coding sequences:
- a CDS encoding class I SAM-dependent methyltransferase, encoding MERILEPELMDDAAQALAYARADFADVNRGFVDRFRTMFPDLAGSRVVDLGCGPADIPIRLARTLPRLAVTGVEASAAMIGLAHEAVRSAGLETSIHLVRARLPALPFPSGTFDAVIANSLLHHLAEPGVFWREVQRLGRPRAGVLVMDLCRPDSPSHARDLAETYAGGESPLLKRDFYNSLRAAFTPAEVARQLARQLPQLSCRVVSDRHWVVTGRLP